The following is a genomic window from Pseudomonadota bacterium.
CCCAGATTTCCTCTTCGCTCTGGAAATGGAAAACGGCGTAGTCCTTGAGCTGCGCAAAGACCCGCTCCAGGGTCGGCGCGCCTGCCTGGTGGGCGATGTGCCCGATGAGCTCGTTGAGCAGCGCGACCAGCGTGCGATGTTGCTCATCGATGATGGCGATGCCGGTATCGTACTTGTCGTTCCACTGGAAGATATCGAAAGACAGAGACATGTTCATGGCGAGTGGCTCTCGGTTCCCAGGTGCACGGCGGCGTCCGCGCGCCACGCGGTATCACCGGCCGGCCCGCGCGGTGAGCGGGCCGGATTGTTGTTCATCGCGCGCAGCCGTGGCCGTCGCGGCAGCGCGCGCGTGGGGCATCGAGAACCGCAAACTTCCTTGACCGCTGGCCGCAATGCAGCATCGCCATGCGCCGACGACGGCGCCGCCATCTCCCCCCTTCGGTGAGCGGACACGGCGCGTTCGACTCGGTTAGTATCGGCCCGAACCGGAGGCCCATCGCGGTGGGTCAGGCCGCACGCATTCTAGTACGGCGCTCCGCCCACGCGCACTCGAAAGGACGAGCAACCATGGCCACACCGAACAATATTCTCGATGGTATTCGTGTACTGGACTTCTCCCAGGCCCTCGCCGGCCCGACCACCACGCGCTTGATGGCGGAAATGGGCGCGGAGGTGATCAAGGTCGAACTGGCGCCCAATGGCGAAGCCTCGCGCGCCCTGCCCTACCTGCGCAACGGCCGCTCGGGCTATTACATCCAGCAGAACCGCGGCAAGAAGAGCATCGCCATCGACCGCAAGGACCCGCGCTCCGTCGATCTCGTGATGAAGGTGCTGGAAAAATGCGACGTGCTGGTGGAGAACTTCGCGCCCGGCGCCATCAGTCGCTTAGGGTTCGGCTGGGACGTCGTGCACAAGGTCAACCCGCGTCTCATCATGGGGTCGATCTCGGCTTTCGGCCAGACCGGGCCGCTGGCCTCGCTGCCGGGCTACGACTACATCGGCGCCGCCTACGCCGGCGTGTTGAGCATGATCGGCGAGGCCGATGGCCCGCCCTATTTCTACATGCTCGGCATCGGCGACGTCATGACCGGCACTCACCTGCTGGCCGCCATCAACGGCGCCCTGTTCTATCGCGAGCGCACCGGCCGCGGCCAGTACGTGGAAGCCTCGCTGCTCGATTCCTACTTCCATTGCCACGAGGTGAACGTGCAGGCGCACACCGCCTCGGGCGGCGAGATCAAGCCATTCCGCTGCGGCGCCCATCATTACGCGGTGTCGCCGCTCGGCGTGTTCAAGTGCAAGGAAGGCTATGTGATCATCGCCGTGCTGCCCAACCAGTGGCCGAACTTCTGCAAGGCGCTCGGCCGGCCCGAGATTGTCGATGACCCGCGCTTCATCGACGGCCCCGCGCGCATCGCCAACCGCGACGCGCTCAATGCCCTGATCGAACAAGCCCTGGCCCGTTACCCGACGGCCATCGACGCCGCCGAGGATTGGGGCTTCAATCACCACGTGCCGATAGCACCGATCCTGACCGTCGAGCAGGCGGTCAAGCATCCACACCTGGTCGAACGCGAAACCATACGCACGGTGCACGACCCGGTGTTTGGCAGCTACCAGGTGCCGGGCATGCCGCTGCGTTTCTCCGAAGCGCCGCGTCATCCCGATCTGCAGGCCGCCTACATGGGCGAACACAACGTCGACGTGTTCACCCGCTACGCAGGCGTCAGCGAGGCCGAGGTGCGCAAGCTCGAAAAGGAAGGCGCGCTGGTCGCCAAGCCCGACCTCTGAGCGCCAAGCCTCCGTCGCGGGCGCGGTCCGCTCAACGGACCGCGCGAGTTCGGGTTTCGCCACACAAGGTATCGACCGAAGGAACGTCCAGACCATGCTCGAACTGACCGCCGGCCTCGTGCTGTTCTTCGCCGCCCACGCCTTCAGCATGTTCCGCGAAGCCCGCGCACGGCTGCTGGCGAAGCTCGGCGCGCTGCCCTATCGCGGGCTCTATTCGCTGGTCTCGCTGGCGGGCTTCGCGCTCATCGTGCATGGCTACGCGCAGGCGCCGCGCATCGACGTGTGGTTGCCGCCTGTCGCCCTGCGGCATGTGACCATGTTGCTCATGCTGCCGGTGTTCGTGCTGCTGGCCGCCGCCTACGTGCCGGGGCATATCAAGGCGCGCCTCGGCAATCCCATGCTGCTGGCCGTGAAGACCTGGGCGCTCGCGCATCTTCTTATCAACGGCGACCTGGCGTCGATGCTGCTGTTCGGTGCGTTCCTCGCGTTCGGGGTGGTCGACCTCATCGCCGTCAAGCGCGGCGGCCGCAGTTCGGTGGTCGAGACCCCGCACGCGCTGTTCGACGTGCTGGCGGTGGTGGTGGGCCTCATCGTCTACGGCGCCTTCATCATGGGATTGCATCGCGCCCTGACCGGCGTGCCGATCATCGCGGGCTAGCGGCGGGCTGCGCCGGCCGGCATGCCGGTGTAGAATCCGCCGCGCCGTTCCGCCCCCAAGCCGCCAGCGAGTCGCGATGTCCTCCGCCCTGCCTTCCGTCGAAGACGAACAATTCCAGCGCCATATCCTGCAGGGCGTGTCACGCACCTTCGCGCTGACCATTCCGCAGTTGCCGGCCGGCCTCGATCGCGCGGTGTCGAACGCCTACCTCTTGTGCCGCATCGCCGACACCATCGAGGACGACGCCGGCTTGTCCTTCGACGATAAGCGCCGTTACGCCGCCGAATTCATCGCCATCGTCGAGGGCCAGGCGGCGGCCGAACCCTTCGCCGCCGAGCTTGCGCCGCGCCTGGCCGACCATGCCACCGCCGCCGAGCGCGAGCTCATCACCGAAACCGCGCGCGTGATCCGCATCACCCACAGCCTGAACGGCCGCGTGCGCGCCGCGATGGCGCGCTGCGTGCGCATCATGAGCGAGGGCATGGTGTTCTACCAGGGCCAGGAGACGCTGGACGGCGTGGACGACCAGGGCGCCATGGACCGCTACTGCTACTACGTGGCCGGCGTGGTGGGCGAGATGCTGACCAGCCTGTTCTGCGATCACTGTCCCGAGCTCGCCGGGCGCGAGAGCGAAATGATGAACCTCGCGGTGTCGTTCGGCGAAGGCCTGCAGATGACCAATATCCTCAAGGACATCTGGGACGACCGCGCACGCGGCGCGTGCTGGCTGCCGCGCGACCTGTTCGCCGCGCACGGCGTGACCCTGAGCGACGTCAAGCCTGGCCAGGGCGGTGCGGCCTTCGCCGCCGGCTTGGGACAACTGATCGCCATCGCCCATGGACACCTGCGCAACGCGCTGCGCTACACGCTCATGATCCCCGCCAGCGAACCGGGCATACGGCGCTTCTGCCTG
Proteins encoded in this region:
- a CDS encoding CoA transferase; translated protein: MATPNNILDGIRVLDFSQALAGPTTTRLMAEMGAEVIKVELAPNGEASRALPYLRNGRSGYYIQQNRGKKSIAIDRKDPRSVDLVMKVLEKCDVLVENFAPGAISRLGFGWDVVHKVNPRLIMGSISAFGQTGPLASLPGYDYIGAAYAGVLSMIGEADGPPYFYMLGIGDVMTGTHLLAAINGALFYRERTGRGQYVEASLLDSYFHCHEVNVQAHTASGGEIKPFRCGAHHYAVSPLGVFKCKEGYVIIAVLPNQWPNFCKALGRPEIVDDPRFIDGPARIANRDALNALIEQALARYPTAIDAAEDWGFNHHVPIAPILTVEQAVKHPHLVERETIRTVHDPVFGSYQVPGMPLRFSEAPRHPDLQAAYMGEHNVDVFTRYAGVSEAEVRKLEKEGALVAKPDL
- a CDS encoding NnrU family protein, which translates into the protein MLELTAGLVLFFAAHAFSMFREARARLLAKLGALPYRGLYSLVSLAGFALIVHGYAQAPRIDVWLPPVALRHVTMLLMLPVFVLLAAAYVPGHIKARLGNPMLLAVKTWALAHLLINGDLASMLLFGAFLAFGVVDLIAVKRGGRSSVVETPHALFDVLAVVVGLIVYGAFIMGLHRALTGVPIIAG
- a CDS encoding phytoene/squalene synthase family protein is translated as MSSALPSVEDEQFQRHILQGVSRTFALTIPQLPAGLDRAVSNAYLLCRIADTIEDDAGLSFDDKRRYAAEFIAIVEGQAAAEPFAAELAPRLADHATAAERELITETARVIRITHSLNGRVRAAMARCVRIMSEGMVFYQGQETLDGVDDQGAMDRYCYYVAGVVGEMLTSLFCDHCPELAGRESEMMNLAVSFGEGLQMTNILKDIWDDRARGACWLPRDLFAAHGVTLSDVKPGQGGAAFAAGLGQLIAIAHGHLRNALRYTLMIPASEPGIRRFCLWAIGMAVLTLRKLDGHRDFASGPEVKITRGAVKATIVTTNLLVSSDWLLNTLFALASVGMPQQRIATPLASVAGIAGNSIAH